GCGAATCGCAAAAAAAGTACAATGGGGTCTCAGTTTGTTCCGCTGCTGACAGTCGGCAGCCGGAGGGTTCAGGATGGCGTGGAAGTACGTATCCGCGACAACGGCAACGGCGTTGCGGAGGCGATCCGCGACAAGCTGTTCCTGCCGTTTTTTACCACCAAGCCCACGGGCCAGGGCACCGGCCTGGGATTGTCAATCAGCTACGACATTGTGGTGCATGAACACAAAGGATCGCTCTCCTTTGAAACGGTAGAGGGTGAGTATACCGAGTTTGTCATTTTTCTTCCCGAAGCGCAGTGAAGGTTTAATGGTCACATTCGCCCCCC
The bacterium genome window above contains:
- a CDS encoding histidine kinase, which translates into the protein ANRKKSTMGSQFVPLLTVGSRRVQDGVEVRIRDNGNGVAEAIRDKLFLPFFTTKPTGQGTGLGLSISYDIVVHEHKGSLSFETVEGEYTEFVIFLPEAQ